In Candidatus Palauibacter soopunensis, a single genomic region encodes these proteins:
- a CDS encoding PadR family transcriptional regulator — MKKSIYKELVAASSRPLVLSILAGGDTYGYEIIKQVKRLSGGDLEWSGGMLYPLLHRLEKDGLIEGYWEPTDEGRPRKYYTLTTRGRRQLATDRKSWRAVYGILELSWRGGDVSAG; from the coding sequence ATGAAGAAGTCGATCTACAAGGAGTTGGTCGCCGCCTCTTCGCGCCCCCTGGTGCTCTCGATCCTCGCGGGCGGCGACACGTACGGCTACGAGATCATCAAGCAGGTGAAGCGGCTCTCCGGCGGCGACCTGGAGTGGTCGGGCGGGATGCTCTATCCCCTCCTGCACCGGCTGGAGAAGGACGGCCTCATCGAAGGCTACTGGGAACCCACCGACGAAGGACGACCGCGTAAGTACTACACGCTGACGACCCGCGGGCGGCGGCAGCTGGCGACCGACCGGAAGAGCTGGCGGGCCGTGTACGGAATTCTGGAGCTATCCTGGCGAGGCGGCGATGTCTCGGCTGGATGA
- a CDS encoding ankyrin repeat domain-containing protein — MTKPPPFSTLLVLPVLTSLAVAPAQTPCEGWLAGPFWERADPATVRTCLAAGYSVDDRSTPDERTPLHWAARSSDDPGVIRVLIEAGADLEASTRARRTPLHWAARYNRNPAVVGALLEYGANVYATTWHGRTPLHLAALFSENPAVVDSLAGVTDVDVQKHNGGTPLHDAARRTRDGPTGHPDPAIVDVLIRHGADLSVETEGGLTAAGRARDERLAGMLQEEEARREAIRARFLQAVAARGAVGVFVLGLLGVLVARFRRTRPGVSGA, encoded by the coding sequence GTGACGAAGCCACCGCCGTTCTCGACCCTTCTCGTTCTTCCGGTTCTGACCTCGCTTGCGGTCGCGCCGGCCCAGACTCCGTGCGAAGGCTGGCTGGCGGGACCGTTCTGGGAGCGGGCGGATCCGGCGACGGTGAGAACATGTCTTGCCGCCGGGTACAGCGTCGACGATCGGTCCACTCCCGACGAGCGGACACCCCTGCACTGGGCGGCCCGGTCCAGCGACGATCCCGGCGTGATCCGGGTGCTGATCGAGGCGGGGGCCGACCTGGAGGCCTCGACCCGCGCGCGTCGGACCCCCCTGCACTGGGCGGCCCGGTACAACCGGAACCCCGCCGTGGTAGGGGCGCTGCTGGAATACGGGGCGAACGTTTACGCCACGACCTGGCACGGCCGTACACCTCTTCACCTTGCCGCCCTGTTCAGCGAGAACCCGGCCGTCGTCGATTCACTCGCCGGCGTGACCGACGTAGACGTCCAAAAGCACAACGGAGGCACGCCGCTGCACGACGCCGCCAGACGAACCCGGGACGGCCCCACGGGACACCCGGATCCGGCCATCGTGGACGTGCTGATCCGGCACGGCGCGGACCTTTCGGTGGAGACCGAGGGCGGCCTTACTGCTGCGGGGCGGGCCAGGGACGAGCGCCTGGCCGGGATGTTGCAGGAAGAGGAGGCGCGCAGGGAGGCGATACGGGCGCGGTTCCTTCAGGCCGTGGCGGCGAGAGGTGCCGTAGGGGTCTTCGTCCTCGGCTTGCTGGGAGTTCTGGTCGCGCGATTCCGGAGGACGCGCCCGGGGGTCTCCGGCGCCTGA
- a CDS encoding VOC family protein produces MIANVYAMNVYINLPVADLERSRAFFAALGFAFDDDFSDEATLGMELNGNCYCMFVTPERFSTFTPRPLADAREATEVLVSLQLESREEVDGFMDTALGHGADEPREPMDYGFMYARAFADPDGHIWEPFWLDLEAALAAGPVDVGDNGAS; encoded by the coding sequence ATGATCGCCAACGTTTATGCCATGAACGTCTACATCAACCTCCCGGTCGCCGACCTCGAACGCTCGCGGGCTTTTTTCGCTGCGCTCGGCTTCGCCTTCGATGACGATTTCAGCGACGAGGCGACGCTCGGGATGGAGCTCAACGGAAACTGCTACTGCATGTTCGTGACGCCCGAGAGGTTCTCGACGTTCACGCCGCGGCCGCTCGCCGACGCGCGCGAGGCGACGGAGGTCCTCGTCTCGCTCCAATTGGAGAGTCGCGAGGAAGTGGACGGCTTCATGGACACGGCGCTCGGGCACGGAGCGGACGAACCGCGGGAACCGATGGACTACGGCTTCATGTACGCGCGCGCCTTCGCGGACCCGGACGGACACATCTGGGAGCCGTTCTGGCTCGATCTCGAGGCGGCTCTCGCGGCCGGGCCCGTCGATGTCGGCGACAACGGGGCCTCGTGA